A window of Costertonia aggregata contains these coding sequences:
- the prmA gene encoding 50S ribosomal protein L11 methyltransferase, whose amino-acid sequence MSHTVYKEYDFKIQPLQPASDILIAELGEAGFESFVEEEHGILAYIQKSEWSSELLNDILILQNKNFDITYTIKDIEQENWNATWEKNFEAIQVDDKCIVRAPFHEKRNVEFDIVIEPKMSFGTGHHETTYMMLRHILENDFSEKSVLDMGSGTGVLAILAALKGAKNIDAIDIDNWCYLNAQENVVRNNCDNINVYEGDVGLLKPKQYDIIMANINRNILLADIPAYAKSLKANGMLFLSGFYRTDLPAITSKCKEFELNFVHEFEKNDWISAFYRFY is encoded by the coding sequence GTGTCCCATACTGTTTATAAAGAATATGATTTTAAGATTCAACCACTTCAACCGGCTTCGGATATATTGATAGCCGAACTTGGCGAAGCTGGTTTTGAAAGTTTTGTTGAGGAAGAACACGGTATTTTGGCATATATCCAAAAAAGTGAATGGTCTTCTGAACTGTTAAACGACATCTTGATCCTCCAAAACAAAAATTTTGATATTACCTACACAATAAAAGATATAGAACAGGAAAATTGGAACGCCACTTGGGAGAAAAACTTTGAAGCTATTCAGGTTGATGATAAATGTATCGTACGTGCCCCTTTTCATGAAAAACGCAATGTAGAGTTCGATATTGTCATAGAACCTAAAATGAGTTTTGGTACGGGTCATCATGAAACTACCTACATGATGCTACGGCACATTCTAGAAAATGATTTCAGTGAAAAATCTGTGTTGGATATGGGCAGCGGCACAGGAGTCTTGGCAATATTGGCAGCTTTGAAGGGGGCAAAAAATATTGATGCGATAGATATTGATAATTGGTGCTACCTGAACGCCCAAGAAAATGTGGTAAGGAACAATTGCGACAATATAAATGTTTATGAAGGTGACGTTGGCCTTTTAAAGCCTAAGCAGTACGATATTATTATGGCAAATATCAATAGAAATATCCTCCTTGCCGATATTCCTGCATATGCAAAATCCCTAAAGGCGAACGGTATGCTTTTCTTAAGCGGATTTTATCGCACCGATTTACCTGCCATTACTTCAAAATGTAAAGAGTTTGAACTCAATTTTGTGCATGAATTCGAAAAAAACGACTGGATTTCTGCATTTTATCGATTTTATTGA
- a CDS encoding M57 family metalloprotease, with protein sequence MKNFRLPLILILFLFVLSACQKDNLQVDDPVSVEAEKEILDASLELTDEVMNTLKSSYFNTGDVSIIDFHLPDGTIQKRYQLEGDIALSSEQMQQFIKLKDLDSKNYHTNNLVRPRTLSIIGYTGNGFALSNKERTALQWAVNNYNRLNLGIRFNLTFGTNFDDKDMVVYNNERNNPNRSGGVAGFPSNGNPNKFIQIYGLGGFSTNVNEHVITHEIGHSVGFRHTDWFSRQSCGENTNEGVGSIGANPIPGTPEGYDATSLMLACFSSTVDGEFNRNDVTALNFLY encoded by the coding sequence ATGAAAAATTTTAGATTGCCCCTGATTCTTATTTTGTTTTTATTTGTTTTATCGGCCTGTCAAAAAGATAATTTACAGGTAGATGACCCCGTTTCAGTTGAAGCGGAAAAGGAAATCCTTGATGCTTCACTTGAATTGACCGATGAGGTTATGAACACACTCAAATCTAGCTACTTTAATACTGGAGATGTTTCCATAATCGATTTTCACTTACCTGATGGCACTATACAAAAGCGTTATCAACTGGAAGGTGATATTGCATTGTCAAGTGAGCAAATGCAGCAGTTCATTAAACTTAAGGACCTGGATTCAAAAAATTACCATACCAATAATTTGGTCAGACCTCGAACACTTTCAATAATTGGATATACCGGAAATGGCTTTGCATTGAGCAATAAAGAACGTACCGCATTGCAATGGGCGGTCAACAATTACAACCGACTGAATTTGGGTATTAGGTTCAACCTCACTTTTGGTACTAATTTCGATGATAAAGATATGGTGGTTTATAACAACGAGAGAAACAACCCAAATAGAAGCGGGGGCGTTGCTGGTTTCCCAAGTAATGGCAACCCAAATAAATTTATACAGATTTATGGTCTCGGCGGATTTTCAACTAATGTAAACGAGCACGTCATAACCCACGAAATAGGTCACTCCGTTGGCTTTAGGCACACAGATTGGTTTAGTAGACAAAGTTGTGGTGAGAACACCAATGAGGGCGTTGGCAGTATTGGCGCAAATCCCATACCTGGGACACCCGAAGGTTATGATGCCACATCTTTGATGTTGGCCTGTTTTAGCTCTACTGTAGATGGTGAGTTCAACCGAAACGATGTTACCGCATTGAATTTTCTCTACTAG
- a CDS encoding ATP-dependent Clp protease adaptor ClpS: protein MTSVKEKLLEELLLEEETVQQNEIVLFNDDVNTFDHVIDTLVAVCEHTPEQAEQCSIIVHHNGKCTVKTGEYNDLKPRCSKLLQAGLSAEII, encoded by the coding sequence ATGACCAGTGTTAAGGAAAAACTTTTAGAAGAGCTTCTTTTGGAAGAAGAGACCGTACAGCAAAATGAAATTGTTCTTTTTAATGACGATGTCAATACGTTTGACCATGTTATCGATACATTGGTGGCCGTCTGCGAACATACGCCCGAACAGGCGGAACAATGTTCGATCATAGTACATCATAATGGAAAATGCACCGTAAAAACAGGTGAGTACAATGATTTAAAACCCAGGTGTAGCAAACTTTTGCAAGCTGGTTTAAGTGCTGAGATCATATAG
- a CDS encoding helix-turn-helix and ligand-binding sensor domain-containing protein yields the protein MRFTYWLSHIIVFSLFFAHHEFLKAQEMPPVQNFYPKDYHAENQNWAISQSSNKLIYVANSKGLLEYNGADWGLYPSPNESILRSVKVVDNRIYTGCFMEFGYWEKNKKGTLCYTSLSQQIGIELIEDEEFWNIIHVEDWIVFQSLKRIYVYNIKEGLVSTIDSDSTITKIFKVGGDIYFQRINKGIFKIEYGMDSLVLDADVVKNDEVINIFENGKEKLILTQDNGFYSWKDTLLTASEMASNDFLKSVSFYDGIQLTDNSFVLGTISNGLIYLNENREVLYTINQNKGLPNNTVLSVFEDAEKNIWLGLDNGISYININAPIRVYNDNKGILGSVYTSAVYKNNLYLGTNQGLFYKELVNSEEFIFIKGTQGQVWSLSEIDGTLFCGHNSGTFIVDGNTVDKIANIQGTWGISKLDEDSNTLLQGNYDGLYVLEKTDTSFKLKNKIEGFDNSSRYFEKLGSKIFVNHEYNGVFELDVDSSFTKVKNVIIDNSIKGSNSGIVKYNEQLLYSYKKGIFEYSTQKKEFVKDSFLSQAYTEDEYESGKLIFNKKDNILWIFTNSNISYVSPAGLSNTPKIKSIPLTKEIRKGILGYENITKLNDNDKYLIGTTSGYFTVDVGKLIVKDFEIHIAKIKNSSNKNEKLLHDKILEENFDSNDNNLEFSYYVPEYNKYLVTYYQSKLEGIYDDWSTWSKSPNVVFKNLPFGEYTFKVRSKIGDTISKNTASYSFTIEKPWYISNIMIAIYILCVLLFSFLMHTIYKRHYRKQREKLVYRNKKEMELAKLQNEKEIIRIKNEKLELEFKGKSKELAVSTMSIIKKNELLIKIKEELNTVEDTNSIEPVIHIIDQNLKQNNNWELFQEAFNNADSGFLKKIKTLHSTLSPNDLKLCAYLRLNLSSKEVAQLLNISPRSVEIKRYRLRKKLNLKHEDNLVNYILEL from the coding sequence ATGAGATTTACATATTGGCTTTCGCATATTATTGTTTTCTCACTATTTTTTGCACACCACGAGTTTTTAAAAGCACAGGAAATGCCTCCTGTTCAGAATTTTTATCCTAAAGATTATCATGCTGAAAATCAAAATTGGGCCATTTCCCAATCTTCTAACAAACTTATTTATGTAGCCAATAGTAAGGGCTTATTAGAGTACAATGGGGCTGATTGGGGACTTTACCCATCACCAAATGAGTCAATACTACGCTCTGTTAAAGTAGTCGACAACCGTATTTACACGGGCTGTTTTATGGAGTTTGGATATTGGGAGAAAAATAAAAAAGGTACGCTTTGTTATACATCACTTTCCCAGCAAATCGGTATTGAATTAATCGAAGACGAAGAGTTTTGGAATATTATACATGTTGAAGATTGGATAGTGTTTCAATCTCTAAAGCGTATCTATGTCTATAACATAAAAGAAGGTTTGGTGAGTACAATAGACTCTGATAGTACGATTACTAAAATTTTTAAGGTCGGGGGCGATATTTATTTCCAAAGGATAAACAAAGGTATTTTTAAGATAGAGTATGGCATGGACTCATTGGTATTGGATGCTGATGTAGTAAAAAATGATGAAGTCATCAATATTTTTGAAAACGGGAAAGAGAAATTAATTCTTACCCAGGACAATGGTTTTTATAGTTGGAAAGATACACTGCTAACAGCCTCTGAAATGGCCTCGAACGATTTTCTAAAATCGGTAAGTTTTTATGATGGCATACAATTAACCGATAACAGTTTTGTTCTAGGAACTATATCTAATGGCTTAATATACTTAAACGAAAACCGGGAAGTTTTATACACGATAAACCAGAACAAGGGCTTACCCAACAATACGGTTTTATCGGTTTTTGAGGATGCTGAAAAAAATATATGGCTTGGGCTTGATAATGGCATAAGCTATATAAATATCAATGCTCCCATAAGGGTCTACAATGACAATAAGGGAATTTTAGGTAGTGTTTATACATCTGCCGTTTATAAAAATAATTTGTATTTAGGAACTAATCAAGGGCTATTTTATAAAGAACTGGTAAACTCGGAAGAGTTTATTTTTATCAAAGGTACGCAGGGGCAGGTTTGGAGCCTGAGCGAAATAGATGGGACTTTGTTTTGTGGCCATAATTCGGGTACGTTCATCGTTGATGGTAATACTGTAGATAAAATAGCGAATATTCAAGGAACTTGGGGGATTTCAAAATTAGATGAAGACTCGAATACCCTACTGCAAGGAAATTATGATGGGCTGTATGTATTGGAGAAAACGGACACTTCTTTCAAACTAAAAAACAAGATTGAGGGATTTGATAATTCATCAAGGTATTTTGAAAAGTTAGGTAGCAAGATTTTTGTTAATCATGAATACAATGGCGTTTTTGAATTGGATGTTGATAGTTCTTTTACTAAAGTCAAAAACGTCATTATTGATAATTCCATCAAAGGGTCTAACTCGGGCATTGTAAAATACAACGAACAACTACTGTATTCTTACAAAAAAGGAATTTTTGAATATAGTACCCAAAAGAAAGAATTTGTCAAAGATAGTTTCCTAAGTCAGGCATATACCGAAGATGAATATGAATCGGGAAAATTAATCTTTAACAAGAAAGATAATATTTTGTGGATTTTCACGAATTCAAACATAAGTTACGTTTCCCCTGCAGGCCTTAGCAATACTCCAAAAATAAAAAGTATACCGTTAACAAAGGAAATACGAAAAGGTATTCTTGGGTATGAAAATATTACCAAGTTAAATGATAATGATAAATATTTAATCGGTACAACATCTGGCTATTTTACCGTTGATGTGGGTAAGCTTATAGTGAAGGATTTTGAAATTCATATTGCCAAAATAAAAAATAGCAGCAATAAGAACGAAAAATTACTTCATGACAAAATTTTAGAAGAAAATTTCGATAGCAACGATAACAATCTTGAATTTTCATATTATGTTCCTGAATACAATAAGTATTTGGTTACTTACTATCAATCTAAACTTGAAGGGATTTATGATGATTGGAGCACATGGTCAAAAAGTCCCAATGTAGTTTTTAAAAACTTGCCATTTGGGGAATATACATTTAAGGTTAGGTCAAAAATAGGTGATACGATATCAAAAAATACGGCATCTTATTCATTCACGATTGAAAAACCATGGTATATATCAAATATAATGATAGCAATTTACATCTTGTGTGTTTTATTGTTTTCGTTCCTCATGCATACTATCTACAAACGGCATTATAGGAAGCAACGTGAAAAGCTAGTATATAGAAACAAAAAGGAAATGGAGCTGGCCAAACTTCAAAATGAAAAAGAGATAATAAGAATCAAAAATGAAAAACTAGAATTGGAGTTTAAAGGTAAGAGCAAGGAGTTGGCGGTGTCGACCATGAGCATCATCAAGAAAAATGAATTACTGATTAAAATAAAAGAAGAGCTCAATACTGTAGAGGATACGAATTCAATTGAACCGGTAATACATATTATAGACCAAAATCTCAAGCAGAATAACAACTGGGAACTTTTTCAAGAAGCATTCAACAATGCTGATAGCGGATTTTTAAAAAAAATTAAAACTTTGCACTCAACCTTATCGCCTAATGACCTCAAGTTGTGTGCTTATTTACGTTTGAATTTATCGTCTAAAGAAGTAGCACAGTTACTTAATATATCGCCTAGAAGTGTTGAAATTAAGCGGTATAGACTGCGAAAAAAGTTAAATTTAAAGCACGAGGACAATCTCGTAAACTATATATTGGAGTTATGA
- a CDS encoding glycoside hydrolase family 2 TIM barrel-domain containing protein yields the protein MQKQLLKLTIFLFTIIAFGQANKVSVVNNENGIKLVVNGEDFMINGMNWDYIPIGTNTVNAAFWKKSDDIIKAGLDTEMSLLKNMNVNVIRQYTGVPAKWIKYIYQNYGIYTMLNDSFGRYGLTLDGVWTPVTDYNNPRTQEFLLAEIDKLVKEYKDTPGLLMYLLGNENNYGLFWAGAETEDFPDGQEKIDAVGELRGRPMYRLMNEASKRIKAMDTLHPVAICNGDVLFIDIIADECEDVDIYGTNTYRGVSFGDMFQVVKDKLNKPIMFTEFGADAYNTVKNAEDQKMQAYYMVNNWKEIYQNAAGLGKAENSLGGFTFQFSDGWWKAGFDDRKDADTHQTEATWNGGGYTLDLAYEGANNMNEEWFGICAKGATNPRGLYDLYPRAAYYALKEAHQLNPYGEGVNLDFVNNHFNNINLMDAVLRARGDKAALNGEQAKLLRVSNLQAKLSTFSTGGSLITTPQNADLDNPNTFPNQLGFDHMQSYFVGIEGNPASNMRAEVNFNVVGNVAQNPINEIFYENRARPITVSTPEGEVPLVDNNRVAVYQAEFEWNAKEFDLRGFYRTGHYHWGYEGDFFGLYPEANYGPNLDIYNGEILGAEVDGKGVLKGLKAAIGPQLWWGANPTMLFKYKKHIGKFDITGIYHRDFETEIIFDENGRRVLDANQLRSGVVPPWPTERATLAVEREFGKFGVMLGGIWAGSPLNGTSFQDVRGTPGNYVVFEDRIQASDNWGGKVKFTYEGGKFNWYGQAAAMGLIANGGADQTMTFTGWKLRDTGSGNQVNALSGFTFSTGNFQIAPNFLWQKPLVGAIPQDVEGPGRLRNIIDDPFSVRWNRETTAGEILLTYDPTPGTWMYEWDNDRSEDAKFAMNLGFVYRHLPTTMDAHIGFLADRSIFSFPNSAPAQDLWEVHSRIVSKLGPDFGMIGNFYYGNGQGNGDSERLIKRFGGDIRMIYKKYKLQYTQKINDWGPFDYHRDFNLTYPVQLMLDLSTTLGKPDWFILPSTQIGIRGTWRSLNEFSPRYSPNNALEFAAAPIISPVGFGNGSEWEIMTYIHINIGK from the coding sequence ATTCAAAAACAATTACTCAAACTAACAATTTTCTTGTTTACCATAATAGCTTTTGGTCAAGCGAACAAAGTTTCGGTCGTAAACAATGAAAATGGGATTAAACTTGTCGTCAACGGCGAAGATTTCATGATTAACGGCATGAACTGGGATTACATTCCCATAGGAACAAATACCGTTAACGCTGCATTTTGGAAAAAATCTGACGACATTATAAAAGCAGGTCTAGATACTGAAATGTCGTTGTTGAAGAACATGAATGTCAACGTAATTCGCCAATACACAGGTGTCCCTGCAAAATGGATAAAATACATTTATCAAAACTACGGCATTTACACTATGCTCAATGATTCATTTGGTCGTTACGGTCTTACTTTAGACGGTGTATGGACCCCTGTTACGGATTATAACAATCCTCGTACCCAAGAATTTTTGTTGGCTGAAATTGACAAATTGGTCAAAGAATATAAAGACACACCTGGCTTGTTGATGTATTTATTGGGGAATGAAAATAATTACGGTCTTTTTTGGGCCGGTGCAGAGACAGAGGATTTTCCCGACGGACAAGAAAAAATTGATGCTGTAGGTGAATTACGGGGAAGGCCTATGTATCGATTAATGAACGAAGCCTCTAAAAGAATCAAGGCAATGGATACTTTACATCCGGTAGCTATTTGTAACGGGGACGTATTGTTTATCGATATCATTGCAGATGAATGTGAAGATGTCGATATCTACGGTACCAATACCTATCGAGGTGTTTCGTTTGGGGACATGTTTCAGGTAGTTAAGGATAAACTGAACAAACCGATAATGTTTACCGAGTTTGGTGCAGACGCCTACAATACAGTTAAAAATGCCGAAGACCAAAAAATGCAGGCATATTATATGGTCAATAATTGGAAAGAAATTTATCAAAATGCTGCAGGTTTGGGTAAGGCAGAAAATTCATTAGGAGGGTTTACTTTTCAATTTTCCGACGGTTGGTGGAAAGCTGGTTTTGACGACAGAAAGGATGCGGACACACACCAAACCGAGGCAACTTGGAATGGTGGTGGTTACACGCTGGATTTAGCGTATGAAGGAGCAAATAACATGAATGAAGAATGGTTTGGTATTTGTGCCAAAGGCGCTACCAATCCAAGAGGACTGTATGACCTTTACCCGAGAGCTGCCTATTACGCCCTGAAAGAAGCACATCAATTAAACCCGTATGGCGAAGGTGTAAATCTTGATTTTGTTAATAACCATTTCAACAATATTAACTTGATGGATGCTGTTCTAAGGGCCCGCGGAGATAAAGCTGCCTTAAACGGTGAACAAGCTAAATTGCTACGTGTAAGCAATCTTCAGGCTAAATTGTCAACTTTTAGTACGGGAGGTAGTCTGATCACCACTCCGCAAAATGCAGATCTGGACAATCCCAACACTTTTCCAAACCAATTGGGTTTTGATCACATGCAGTCTTACTTTGTTGGAATAGAAGGTAACCCCGCCTCTAATATGAGAGCAGAGGTTAATTTCAACGTGGTGGGCAATGTGGCCCAAAACCCTATCAATGAAATTTTTTATGAAAATAGGGCAAGACCAATAACCGTAAGTACTCCAGAAGGTGAAGTGCCTTTAGTGGACAATAACAGGGTTGCCGTATACCAAGCGGAATTTGAATGGAATGCCAAAGAATTTGATTTAAGAGGGTTTTACAGAACCGGACACTATCATTGGGGATATGAGGGTGATTTTTTTGGATTATATCCCGAAGCAAATTATGGCCCGAACCTAGATATTTACAATGGTGAAATCTTGGGAGCAGAGGTTGATGGTAAGGGAGTGTTAAAAGGTCTCAAAGCGGCTATAGGTCCACAATTATGGTGGGGTGCCAACCCAACGATGCTTTTCAAGTACAAAAAACATATCGGAAAATTTGATATTACGGGAATTTACCATAGAGATTTCGAAACTGAGATTATTTTTGACGAAAACGGCCGTAGAGTTTTGGATGCAAATCAACTACGAAGTGGCGTAGTACCACCATGGCCCACCGAAAGGGCAACTTTGGCGGTAGAAAGGGAATTTGGAAAATTCGGGGTTATGTTAGGGGGAATATGGGCCGGGAGCCCACTGAACGGTACTTCGTTTCAAGATGTAAGGGGTACCCCGGGGAATTATGTTGTTTTTGAGGATAGAATACAAGCAAGTGATAATTGGGGCGGTAAGGTTAAATTCACTTATGAAGGAGGAAAATTCAATTGGTACGGTCAAGCAGCGGCTATGGGATTGATTGCCAATGGCGGAGCTGATCAAACAATGACTTTTACAGGCTGGAAATTACGGGATACGGGAAGTGGCAATCAAGTAAATGCATTGTCTGGATTTACCTTCTCTACGGGAAATTTTCAAATTGCACCTAATTTTTTATGGCAAAAACCATTGGTTGGTGCCATTCCTCAAGATGTAGAAGGTCCTGGCCGATTAAGGAATATTATTGACGATCCTTTTTCTGTTCGTTGGAACCGAGAAACCACGGCTGGGGAGATACTTTTAACCTATGACCCAACACCTGGAACTTGGATGTATGAGTGGGACAATGATAGGTCTGAAGACGCAAAATTTGCGATGAACCTAGGTTTTGTTTATCGTCACCTACCGACCACTATGGATGCGCATATCGGGTTTTTAGCTGACCGTTCCATCTTTTCTTTTCCCAATTCCGCACCTGCACAAGATTTGTGGGAAGTGCATTCCAGAATAGTATCCAAGCTTGGTCCGGATTTTGGTATGATAGGTAATTTTTATTATGGCAATGGACAAGGTAATGGAGATTCAGAACGGTTGATTAAGCGTTTTGGTGGTGATATCCGAATGATCTATAAAAAATATAAACTACAGTACACTCAAAAAATCAATGACTGGGGACCTTTTGATTATCATAGGGATTTCAACTTAACATACCCAGTGCAATTAATGTTGGATTTATCTACTACCCTAGGCAAACCGGATTGGTTCATTCTACCAAGCACGCAAATTGGCATTCGGGGTACATGGCGATCTTTAAACGAGTTCTCACCTCGCTATTCCCCTAATAATGCTCTTGAATTCGCAGCTGCTCCCATCATAAGTCCTGTAGGGTTCGGTAATGGCAGTGAATGGGAAATCATGACATATATACATATCAATATTGGGAAATAA
- a CDS encoding glycoside hydrolase family 16 protein, which produces MNRENKEQFRILVVALLSFCTVGCATDDTQRVVNFTELTLQEEFDVDGAPNASVWGYDIGTGENGWGNQELQYYTDRTENVTVQNGKLLITARQESFEGSSYTSARLLTKDLFEQRYGRFEARIRLPYGQGIWPAFWMLGADIDDNPWPAAGEIDIMEYRGQNPTVLIGSVHGPGYSAGNAISKEYTLENDRFDTGFHIFGIEWAPEYVNFYVDDVLYNQITPEDVTGEWVFDKPFFILMNLAVGGTFVGSPNAETVFPQTMIVDYVRVYKNTNAN; this is translated from the coding sequence ATGAATAGAGAAAATAAAGAACAGTTTAGAATCTTGGTAGTTGCCTTGCTATCATTTTGTACAGTTGGCTGCGCAACAGATGATACACAACGAGTTGTCAACTTTACCGAACTCACCCTTCAAGAAGAGTTTGATGTCGACGGAGCTCCGAACGCCTCAGTTTGGGGTTATGATATTGGAACTGGCGAAAATGGCTGGGGAAATCAAGAATTACAATACTATACCGATAGAACGGAGAATGTAACGGTACAAAACGGAAAATTATTGATTACTGCCCGGCAAGAATCATTTGAAGGCTCTTCATATACATCTGCCAGATTGTTGACAAAAGACCTATTCGAGCAGCGATATGGCCGTTTTGAAGCTCGTATACGGCTACCTTACGGCCAGGGGATTTGGCCGGCTTTTTGGATGTTGGGAGCCGATATAGACGATAATCCGTGGCCTGCTGCAGGAGAAATAGATATCATGGAATATCGTGGTCAAAACCCTACGGTATTGATAGGTAGTGTACACGGTCCAGGGTACAGTGCCGGTAATGCTATATCCAAGGAGTATACTTTAGAGAATGATCGCTTTGACACCGGATTCCACATATTCGGAATCGAATGGGCTCCCGAATATGTTAACTTTTACGTAGATGATGTGCTATATAATCAAATTACACCCGAAGATGTAACCGGGGAATGGGTATTTGATAAACCCTTTTTCATTTTGATGAATTTAGCCGTAGGAGGCACATTCGTAGGTTCGCCCAACGCTGAAACGGTTTTCCCACAAACGATGATTGTAGACTATGTTAGGGTATACAAAAACACCAACGCCAATTAA